Proteins found in one Coffea eugenioides isolate CCC68of chromosome 5, Ceug_1.0, whole genome shotgun sequence genomic segment:
- the LOC113771486 gene encoding uncharacterized protein LOC113771486: MDQKRSRSKELLTGKKDRISQLPESILSHILSRLPTEDAVRTSGLSRKWEYKWTSIYNLTFDDGKRFRYSPRRRKWKRQKQPKKTDFMNFVDRVLALSKNSSIKECHLLFLDVYDPFRMKTWITAALGADVQRLFISYAGVLKDDPSSPLFLTFPVIEEFLSSDCKWRNVKMLKIEALRLASQSKLVDASLQYWKPDMNDDIKQRSKTGFQACMILTRFSAFIRFLELSTDLIQVLADANPRCPPNFFYKLAHLKVYSASIAIQCDAALINFMKMAPGLESLTFTGEFSRQAADDYDQIQLLPGYLSFLEVVKLKYSYSPKPTESTLVKFILRNAAQLKELLICSQHEGHKVDEVRDHLFKCSRDLRIVSILSL, encoded by the exons ATGGACCAGAAAAGAAGTCGAAGCAAGGAATTATTGACGGGTAAAAAGGATAGAATCAGTCAACTTCCTGAAAGTATTTTGAGTCACATCCTATCCCGTTTACCAACAGAGGATGCTGTTAGAACTAGCGGCTTGTCAAGGAAATGGGAGTACAAATGGACTTCCATTTATAACCTAACCTTTGATGATGGAAAGAGATTTCGATACTCACCCAGGAGGAGGAAATGGAAACGGCAGAAGCAGCCTAAAAAAACAGATTTTATGAACTTTGTGGACAGAGTTCTTGCTCTTTCTAAGAATTCATCAATCAAAGAGTGTCACCTTTTGTTTCTAGACGTGTATGATCCATTTCGTATGAAAACTTGGATCACTGCTGCTCTAGGCGCTGATGTCCAGAGGCTTTTTATTTCATATGCTGGGGTCTTG AAAGATGACCCTTCTAGCCCCCTATTTCTTACCTTCCCTGTCATTGAAGAGTTTCTGTCATCGGATTGCAAATGGAGGAATGTGAAGATGCTTAAAATAGAGGCGCTAAGGCTTGCTAG CCAATCAAAACTTGTTGATGCATCTCTACAGTATTGGAAACCTGACATGAATGATGATATTAAGCAAAGAAGCAAGACAGGTTTTCAAGCCTGTATGATCTTGACACGATTCTCTGCTTTCATCAGATTCCTAGAACTATCTACTGATCTGATCCAG GTGCTTGCTGATGCGAATCCACGATGTCCTCCTAATTTCTTTTATAAGCTTGCCCACCTCAAAGTGTATTCAGCTAGCATTGCAATTCAGTGTGATGCAGCGCTGATAAACTTCATGAAAATGGCACCAGGTCTTGAATCACTTACATTTACGGGG GAATTTTCGAGGCAAGCTGCTGACGACTATGATCAAATTCAATTGTTGCCTGGATATCTATCTTTCCTCGAGGTAGTCAAACTGAAATATTCCTACTCTCCTAAGCCAACGGAGAGTACTTTGGTGAAATTTATTCTGCGGAATGCTGCACAGCTTAAGGAGCTGTTGATTTGTTCACAACATGAAGGCCATAAGGTGGATGAAGTTAGAGATCATCTGTTCAAGTGTTCTAGAGACTTAAGAATTGTGTCGATACTGTCCCTTTGA